A genomic window from Candidatus Rokuibacteriota bacterium includes:
- a CDS encoding YncE family protein, which produces MRTAKTLALALSLVLAPLAAHAQLMIIGIDDKIVFDKTGKQIRRPPGKDAVAIVDISNPEAPKIVGSLPLMNTVVGPPTNLAITPDQKLAIVANSMDWQKDGDDWKPVPDNKLYVIDLTTNPPAHIGTVEVGKQPSGLSINKAGNLALVANRADNSISVLSISGKDVKLIDTVPMGEQVAHVVFTPDGKRALVAKFPGHKIAVLNVDGQKVTDSKHNMAVGLWPYNVDVVPDGSIALTADNGFAGGSDGNVDTVSVIDLEATPPRVIDRVVVGDAPEGLAISPKGNLAAAILLRGSNQAWSSWLYNRNGSVVILKIDGKKVTKLDEVEVRGLPEGAVWSADGKYLFVGNYMDSDVSILRVEETKKGIRVINTGKTLKLPGQPASMRGRNQ; this is translated from the coding sequence GCATCGACGACAAGATCGTCTTCGACAAGACCGGCAAACAGATCCGCCGGCCCCCCGGGAAAGACGCCGTGGCCATCGTGGACATCAGCAACCCTGAGGCGCCGAAGATCGTCGGCAGCCTGCCGCTGATGAACACCGTGGTCGGCCCGCCGACCAACCTGGCCATCACGCCCGACCAGAAGCTGGCGATCGTGGCCAACTCGATGGACTGGCAGAAGGACGGCGACGACTGGAAGCCGGTGCCGGACAACAAGCTCTACGTCATTGACCTGACGACGAACCCTCCCGCTCACATCGGGACGGTCGAGGTCGGCAAGCAGCCCTCGGGGCTATCCATTAATAAAGCCGGCAACCTGGCGCTTGTCGCCAACCGCGCCGACAACTCGATCAGTGTGCTGTCCATCTCCGGGAAGGACGTCAAGCTGATCGACACCGTGCCCATGGGCGAGCAGGTGGCGCACGTGGTCTTCACGCCCGACGGCAAGCGGGCGCTGGTCGCCAAGTTCCCCGGCCACAAGATCGCCGTGCTGAACGTAGACGGCCAGAAGGTAACCGACAGCAAGCACAACATGGCCGTGGGCCTCTGGCCCTACAACGTGGACGTGGTGCCCGACGGCAGCATCGCGCTGACAGCCGACAACGGCTTCGCCGGCGGCTCCGACGGCAACGTGGACACGGTCAGCGTGATCGACCTCGAGGCGACCCCGCCCCGCGTGATCGACCGCGTGGTGGTGGGCGACGCGCCCGAGGGTCTCGCCATCAGCCCCAAGGGCAACCTGGCCGCGGCCATCCTGCTCCGCGGCAGCAACCAGGCGTGGAGCTCGTGGCTCTACAACCGCAACGGCAGCGTGGTCATCCTCAAGATCGACGGCAAGAAGGTGACGAAGCTCGACGAGGTCGAGGTGCGCGGCCTGCCCGAAGGGGCCGTGTGGAGCGCCGACGGCAAGTACCTGTTCGTCGGCAACTACATGGACAGCGACGTGTCCATCCTCCGCGTCGAGGAGACGAAGAAGGGCATCCGCGTCATCAACACCGGCAAGACGCTCAAGCTGCCCGGCCAGCCGGCATCGATGCGCGGCCGGAACCAGTAG
- a CDS encoding carboxypeptidase-like regulatory domain-containing protein has translation MGWRSSASVCLLLGVAFSLAAGCGHLVYSSGPYSGQVVDAETGRPVAGAAVVAIWTREMPTGPEVAEGDWDVYETLSDGNGQFAIPHRTHFTPFGWILEPKLKVYYPAYTPGYAAYYGRDVPVVDRPPRDPRDRDRPETYVTIPLRRPTTRGARIHDADLPLGMEMVRWEQVPNLMRLINEERSQLGLQPFRKPGSQP, from the coding sequence ATGGGCTGGAGGAGCAGTGCGAGTGTCTGTCTGCTGCTGGGGGTGGCGTTCAGCCTGGCCGCAGGCTGCGGACACTTGGTCTATTCGAGTGGTCCATACAGCGGCCAAGTCGTCGATGCCGAAACCGGTCGGCCCGTCGCTGGTGCGGCCGTGGTCGCCATCTGGACGCGTGAAATGCCGACTGGGCCGGAGGTAGCCGAGGGCGATTGGGATGTCTACGAAACCCTCAGCGATGGCAATGGGCAGTTCGCGATTCCACACCGTACACACTTCACACCCTTTGGATGGATCCTTGAGCCCAAGCTCAAGGTGTATTACCCGGCATACACGCCCGGATATGCAGCCTACTACGGTCGTGATGTCCCAGTTGTGGATCGTCCGCCCCGGGATCCGCGTGATCGGGACCGCCCCGAGACCTATGTGACGATTCCATTGAGGCGTCCGACTACCAGAGGGGCCCGCATTCACGACGCCGATCTGCCGCTCGGCATGGAGATGGTCCGATGGGAGCAAGTGCCGAATCTGATGCGGCTCATCAACGAGGAACGCAGCCAACTCGGCCTTCAACCCTTTCGCAAACCGGGGTCCCAACCATGA